One genomic segment of Gymnogyps californianus isolate 813 chromosome 8, ASM1813914v2, whole genome shotgun sequence includes these proteins:
- the CACYBP gene encoding calcyclin-binding protein, which yields MAAAREELQKDLEEVKELLTKATRKRLRDVLMAEKHKLELEIKNQPPPKPKDAAEEEKSSLGGYTVKINNYGWDQSDKFIKIYISLNGVQKLPAENVQVNFTERSFDLLVKNLNGKNYTMTFNNLLKPISVEGSSRKIKTDTVLVMCRKKREEKWECLTQVEKESKEKEKAAYDTSDPSEGLMNLLKKMYAEGDDEMKRTINKAWVESREKQSKGDIPMDI from the exons ATGGCCGCAGCGCGCGAGGAG TTACAGAAAGATTTGGAAGAGGTTAAAGAACTGCTTACGAAAGCCACGAGGAAGCGACTTCGTGATGTCCTGATGGCAGAGAAACACAAGCTAGAGCTAGAAATCAAGAATCAGCCTCCACCGAAGCCAAAAgatgcagcagaggaagaaaagtcatCACTGGGAGGGtacacagtgaaaataaacaattatG gTTGGGATCAGTCAGATAAGTTTATTAAGATTTACATCTCTCTAAATGGAGTCCAGAAGCTTCCAGCTGAGAATGTGCAGGTGAATTTCACAGAGAG GTCATTTGATCTGCTAGTGAAGAATCTGAATGGGAAGAATTACACCATGACCTTCAACAACCTCCTGAAACCCATCTCCGTGGAAGGCAGCTCTAGAAAG ATAAAGACAGACACGGTCCTCGTGATGTGTAGGAAGAAGCGGGAGGAAAAATGGGAATGTCTCACtcaagtggaaaaagaaagcaaagagaaaga GAAGGCTGCCTACGACACCTCAGATCCTAGTGAAGGGCTTAtgaaccttttaaaaaagatgtatGCAGAAGGAGATGATGAAATGAAGCGCACCATCAACAAGGCCTGGgttgaaagcagagaaaagcaatccAAAGGCGACATACCAATGGATATTTGA
- the MRPS14 gene encoding 28S ribosomal protein S14, mitochondrial encodes MAASALGWLLRGARQVLPSPCTRQVRSYYVDWRMLRDVKRRKLAYEYADERLRINAIRKNTILPKELQEVADKEIADLPRDSCPVRIRNRCVLTSRPRGVKRRWRLSRIVFRHFADHAQMSGIQRAMW; translated from the exons ATGGCGGCTTCCGCGCTAGGCTGGTTGCTGCGGGGCGCTCGGCAG gttCTGCCCTCACCCTGCACAAGGCAAGTGCGGAGCTACTACGTGGACTGGAGGATGCTGCGGGACGTTAAGAGAAGGAAGCTGGCATATGAGTACGCGGACGAGAGGCTGCGGATCAACGCCATCCGGAAGAACACCATCCTTCCCAAGGAGCTGCAG GAAGTGGCTGATAAAGAGATTGCTGACTTGCCCCGGGACAGCTGCCCTGTGAGGATCCGAAATAGGTGCGTCCTGACATCCCGCCCTCGGGGGGTGAAGCGGCGTTGGAGGCTCAGCAGAATCGTTTTCCGCCATTTTGCTGACCATGCTCAGATGTCTGGGATACAGAGGGCTATGTGGTAG